DNA from Arthrobacter sp. SLBN-112:
GAGGCCGTCGAACTGCGCGACGGCGACAAGGGCCGCTACCTCGGCAAGGGCGTGCAGAAGGCCGTCGACGCCGTGATCGACCAGATCGCCCCCGCCCTGACCGGTTTCGACGCCACCGACCAGCGCAGCATCGACCAGGCCATGCTGGACCTGGACGGCACCCCCAACAAGGGCAAGCTCGGCGCCAACGCCATCCTGGGCGTTTCCCTGGCCGTCGCCAACGCAGCCGCAGCCTCCGCTGACCTGCCCCTCTACAAGTACCTGGGCGGCCCCAACGCGCACGTCCTGCCCGTGCCGCTGATGAACATCCTCAACGGTGGATCGCACGCCGACTCCGACGTCGACATCCAGGAATTCATGATCGCCCCGATCGGCGCCGAGACCTTCTCTGAAGGCCTGCGCTGGGGCGTGGAGGTGTACCACAACCTCAAGTCCGTCCTGAAGGAGCAGGGCCTGTCCACCGGCCTGGGCGACGAGGGCGGCTTCGCGCCGAACCTGCCGTCCAACCGTGCGGCACTGGACCTGATCCAGGAAGCGATCAAGAACGCCGGCTACACCCCGGGCAAGGACATCGCCCTGGCCCTGGACGTGGCTTCCTCCGAGTTCTTCAAGGACGGTGCCTACCAGTTCGAAGGCAAGTCCCTGTCCGCCAGCGAGATGAGCGCCTACTACGCCGAACTCGTGGCCGACTACCCGCTGGTCTCCATCGAGGACCCGCTGGACGAAAACGACTGGGAAGGCTGGAAGACCCTCACCGACTCCATCGGTGACAAGGTCCAGCTGGTGGGTGACGACCTCTTCGTCACCAACCCCTCCATCCTGCAGCGCGGCATCGACACCAGGACGGCCAACTCCCTGCTGGTCAAGGTCAACCAGATCGGTTCGCTGACCGAGACCCTGGACGCCGTGAGCCTGGCCCAGCGCGCCGGCTACACCACCATCACCTCGCACCGCTCCGGCGAAACTGAGGACACCACCATCGCCGACATCGCGGTGGCCACCAACGCCGGCCAGATCAAGACCGGCGCTCCTGCCCGCTCCGAGCGCGTTGCCAAGTACAACCAGCTGCTGCGCATCGAAGAAGAACTGGACGACGCCGCACGCTACGCCGGCCGCAGCGCGTTCCCGCGTTTCAAGGGCTAGTAACCGCCTAAACCCATCCGCGGTGGCTATGGTTGAAAGACCATAGCCACCGCTGTTGTTTCCAGCAGCATTTGTTTGTCCAGCACAGATAGTGGCGGCCCAGGCAGGCTGCGTTTCAGGAGTGTCATGGCTACCCGCCGCCCCAAAGTTCCCAAGGTCGCCCCCGCCCGTCCACCCCAGGAAACGGCCGACGACGGATCCTCCGGCCGTGCCGAAGTCATCCGGGCGGATTTCCGCCCGGGCAAGGGTGGGGACGCCAAGGCGCAGACCGCACCTTCCGGCGGAAAGCAAGGGCGTGGAACCGGGGCCCACACCGCCGGCAAAGCGGGGGAGGCGGCCAAGGCCAGGCCTTCCGCCGGAAGCAAAGGCAGCAGTTCCGGTGACGGCAAGGCCGCCCGGTCCGGCGAGGAAGAGCAGCAACCGGTCCCGGCCAAGGCGTTCTCCGGCCGCATGCTGGCACTGGCCGTTGTCATGATCGCCATCACCATCATGCTGGCGCCTACGGTGAAGATCTTCTTCGACAAGAAAGCCGAAATCGACGCGCTGAACGCCGATATTGCCGCACGCCAGGCCGAAGGCGACGCCCTCCGGCAGCAGGTTTCGCGGTGGCAGGACCCCAACTACGTCAAACAGCAGGCCCGCGACCGCATTAACATGGTTATGCCGGGCGAAACCGGCTACTGGGTTTTTGGCAGCGACGAGCCGGCCGGAGAAAGCAGTAGCCCCGCCGGCGCAGCAGCACAAGACCCCGCCGATCTGCCGTGGGTGGATTCCCTGTGGGAGTCCATCAGGCGCGCGGCCACAGACTGAACCGCACAGGAAGGACGGCCCGCGACAGTGGAACACAACACGGCAGCCGCCCGGGACGAATCCCGCCAACCGACAGCACACGACCTTGAAGTACTGAGCAGGCAGCTGGGACGTCCCGTCCGCGATGTCGTAGAGATTCCGGCGCGCTGCGTCTGTGGAAACCCGCTGGTAGCCGCCACCGCACCGCGCCTCAGCAACGGCACTCCCTTTCCCACCACCTTCTACCTGACGCACCCGGTGATCACGTCCGCGGTCTCCAGGCTCGAAGCGGCAGGCGTCATGAACGACATGAACGATCAGTTGGCAGCCGATGCCGGGCTCGCAGCTGCCTACCGGACAGCACACGAGGAGTACCTGGCCGTCCGGGCGGCCATTGGGGAGCGTTCCGGCATCGGTCCGGTGCCTGAAATCGACGGCGTCTCCGCCGGCGGGATGCCTTCCCGCGTCAAATGCCTGCACGTCCTGGTGGGTCACTCCCTCGCAGCAGGCGGCGGCGTCAACCCCCTGGGGGACCAGGCGCTGGACATGATCAGCGAATGGTGGACCGCGGACAGGTGCTACTGCACGGGCGCCTGGGACACCACCGGCGAGGCGCCATCCAGGGACCTCAGCCGCCACGGACCGCAGGGCCTGCCCGATATCGTCGGCCGCCCTGCCCCGGTGCGGAAGTCCGCCGGCGCCACGGAGGCCGGCGAATGACCCGCGTGGCCGCGATCGACTGCGGCACCAATTCCATCCGCCTCCTGATCGCGGATATTGACCGCAGCAACGGCAGCCCGGCCCTTACCGATGTTGTCAGGGAGATGCGCGTGGTCCGGCTGGGCCAGGGCGTGGATGCCACGGGTGAACTGGCCCCGGAGGCGCTGGAACGGACCTTTGCCGCCACTGCTGACTACGCCCGCCTGATCAAGGAACACGGCGCGGAGCGGATCCGCTTCGTGGCCACCTCCGCAAGCCGCGATGCGCGAAACCGGGACGTCTTCGTGGACGGCATCAGGGACCTGCTGGGAGTGGAACCGGAAGTAATCTCCGGGGACGAGGAAGCGGCCTTGTCCTTTGCCGGTGCCAGCAGCGTCCTGCCCATCCTGGACGGCCACCAGGTGCTGGTGGTGGACCTCGGGGGCGGAAGCACCGAGTTCGTCCTGGGCACCGCCGCCGGGGTTACCGCTGCGAAGTCCGTGGACATCGGCTGTGTCCGCCTGACCGAACGGCACCTGCGTGCCGATCCGCCCACGGCGGAACAGATTGCCGCCGCGGAAGCCGACGTGGACGCAGCCATGGCCCGGGCAGGACGCGACGTGCCGCTGGAACGCGCCACCGCCGTCGTCGGTGTTGCCGGCTCCGTCACCACCATCACCGCGCACGCGCTCCGCCTGCCCGAATACTCGCCCGACGCCATCCACGGCGCAGTACTGCCCATCAGGGACGTCCGCGCCGCCGCCACCGACCTGCTGTCCATGACCCGGGCAAGCCGCGCGGCACTGCCGTACATGCACCCCGGACGTGTGGACGTCATCGGCGCCGGGGGACTGGTGTGGCGCCGCATCCTGGAACGGATGGGGGAGCTGAGCGGCGGGAGGATCACCGACGCCACCGCAAGCGAACACGACATCCTCGACGGCATCGCGCTAAGCATCGGTTAGGCCCATGTATTCCACCCCAGCTTCCACCCCAGCTTCCACCCCGTTGGTGCCCCGGGCGGCGGCCGCCGCCCTGGCCGTCCTCCTGGCGGCGTGCTGCCTGTGCGCGGGCCTCTGCACGGCACCCGCTGCAAATGCCGACGAGTGGCGCGACAAGGAATACTGGCTGGCAGACTCCGGCATTACCAAGGCCTGGGAAGTGTCAAAGGGCGCCGGCGTGAAGGTGGCCGTCATCGACAGCGGCATCGACGCCCAGCACCCGGACCTCAAGGGCGCGGTCGTGGGCGGTTATGACGCCTCGGGCTCAGGCCAGCCGGACGGCCAGAAAAGCGTCGGCTCCAAGCCCGAACACGGTACCCTGGTGGCCACCATGCTGGCAGGCCGCGGACACCAGCCTGCAAGCGCAAGCCCCAGCCCCAGTCCGGGGCCGCAGGGCACGCCGCCGGACGGCATCGTGGGCGTGGCGCCGGAAGCACAGCTCCTTTCCGTCTCCACCTGGCTCGGTTCCGCCAATCCTTCGGGCAAGAGCGACCAGGACCAGATCCCCGAGGCAGTCCGCTGGGCCGTGGACAACGGCGCCAAAGTGATCAACATTTCGCTGGGCAGCACAACCCCGCAGTGGCCCCAAAGCTGGGATGCCGCGTTCCTGTATGCGGAGCAAAAGGACGTGGTCATCGTGGCCGCCGCCGGAAACCGGGTGGGCGGCAACACGCAGGTGGGCGCGCCCGCCACCATTCCCGGTGTCCTCACCGTCGCCGGCCTGGACCGCAGGAACCTGGCCAGCGTGGACGCCTCTTCACAGGGAATCAGCATTGGGGTGGCTGCCCCTGCCGAGAACCTGCTGGGCGGCCTCCCCGGCGGAAGCTATGCGGAATGGGCCGGGACCTCCGGGTCCACGCCCATCGTTGCCGGCGTCGCCGCCCTGATCCGGTCGAAGTGGCCCGACATGAGCGCCGAACAGGTGATCAACAGGATCGTCTCCACGGCAAAGGACGCCGGCGCTCCGGGCAAGGACCCGCTGTACGGCTACGGCATCCTCAATGCAGAGGCCGCGCTGAAGGCCGACGTCCCCCAGGTCTCCGTGAACCCCCTGGGCACCGTCGCGGAATGGATCCGGGTGCACCGGCGGGGCAACGCCGCTCCGGCCACCCCGCTGCCCACCGCCACCACTGTGCCCAGCGCGGCACCCACGCTGCCCGAAGCCACCGTTCCGGCTGCCAAGGCGCCTTCGCAGCGTGACAGTGCCATTGGCGCCGCCGTCGTGATCGGTTTTGCTGTCCTGTTCGTAGCCATCATCGCTGCTGCTGCCATCCAGCTCCGGCGGGCCGCCCGGAACCCTGCCCTTGCCCGGGAAGAACCGGAAACCGGGGTGGTGGAACGGGTTGATTCGGGCACTAATCCGCAGGTTACGGACCGGGGCGCAAGTTAGTGAAGATTTTCACAAACTGCGCTATCCTTAAACTATGGCAACCACCCCACAGCTCCAGGACCGTCCCAGGGTACTCGTCGTCGGCGGCGGGTACGTCGGCCTGTACGTAGCACTGAAACTGCAGAAGAAGATCGCGAATGCCGGTGGCATCGTCACCGTCGTTGATCCCCTGCCCTACATGACCTACCAGCCCTTCCTCCCCGAGGTTGCCGGCGGCAACATTGAAGCCCGCCACGCGGTGGTTTCCCACCGCCAGCACCTCAAGCAGACGGAACTGATCCAGGGCCGCGTCACCTCCATCGACCACGAAAACCGCACGGCTGTGGTGGCTCCCGCCGATGGCGGCGAAAACTTCGAGATCCCGTACTTCGACGTCGTGCTTGCAGCCGGCGCCATCACCCGCACGTTCCCCATCAAGGGCCTCGCGGACAAGGGCATTGGCCTGAAGACCATCGAGGAAGCCGTTGCGCTGCGCAACAAACTGCTGGAGCGCATCGAGGTTGCCTCCACCATGACGGACCCTGCCGCACGCGCCCGAGCCCTCACCTTCGTGGTGGTCGGCGGCGGCTTTGCCGGCATCGAATGCATCACTGAGATGGAAGACCTCGCCCGCGCTGCCGTGCGCAACAACCCGCGCATCAAGCAGGAGGAAGTCCGCTTCGTCCTGGTCGAAGCCATGGGCCGTATCATGCCCGAGGTCACCGCCAAGCAGGCTGACTGGGTGGTTGAGCACCTCCGCAGCCGCGGCATCGAGGTCCTCCTGAACACCTCGCTGGACAGCGCCGAAGGCACCCTGAAGCTCATCAACCTGCCGGACAAGACGCCCGCCCAGGAATTCGAAGCCGACACCCTCGTATGGACGGCCGGCGTGCAGGCCAACCCGATGGTCCGCTCCACCGACTTCCCGCTCGAGCCCCGTGGCCGCGTCCGCGTCCTGCCGGACCTGCGCATCGCCGGTGACGAAGGCATCGTGGAGAACGCCTGGGCCGCCGGCGACATCGCCGCTGTCCCGGACCTCACCGGCAAGGGCCTGCCGGACGGCACCTGCGTCCCCAACGCCCAGCACGCCCTGCGCCAGGCCAAGCGCCTCGCCAAGAACCTGTGGGCTTCCCGCTGGGACAAGCCGCTGGCGGACTACAAGCACAAGAACCTGGGTGCTGTGGCTGGCTTCGGCGAATGGAAGGGTGTCGCCAACATCAACCTCCTGGGCCGCATCGGCCTCAAGGGCGGACTGGCGTGGCTGGCCCACCGCGGTTACCACGGCATGGCCATGCCCACGTTTGAGCGCAAGTTCCGCGTCATCCTGAACTGGATCATCGGCTTCTTCGCAGGCCGCGACACCACGCAGCTGATGGACCTGGACAACCCCCGCGGCGCCTTCGTTTCGGCAGCAACCCCCGCCCCGAAGCCCGCGGCTGCACCGGCAGCCGCTCCGGCGGCCGGATCCGGTTCAACCGCCACTGCCGCTCCCAAGGAAACGGTGGCGGCCAACGCCAAGTAGCGCGTCCGTTCCACCGCTTTACAGCGCACGACGGCGGCCGGCCCCCTTGTGGGGACCGGCCGCCGTCGGCATTTCCAGCCGATGCGCCTTTCACAGGTACCATTGACCCGGCGCCCCAGTAGCCCAATTGGCAGAGGCAGCGGACTTAAAATCCGCGTGTTGTGGGTTCGAGTCCCACCTGGGGTACACATGTTCCGCCATCACGGTGCCGTCACCGACTGTCGAAAGCCGCCTGCCGAGCAGGCGGCTTTCGGCGTTTAATGCCCCACAGGAAACTACTGTTATAAGGCTGTGACCTCAGTCACTTAGTTTCGTGCCGTCTATGCACTAGCTTGAACCTAAATCAGGAATACCTGGTCCCGCTCCGGGCGCCACCGCGCCCATTCCGCACCCGCATCGCACGGTCCTGTTTCGGAAGGCAGATTAATGTACCGAAAGAAAGTCCTCACTTCGTTGGCAGCGGCAGCCACGTTCAGCATGCTGCTGTCGGCCTGCGCCAACCAAGCAGGCCCCAGCAACACCGAGAGCTCCGGCTCGTCCAACAAAGTAAACATCCCCGCCATTTCGAAAGTGGACGTCCCTGCCGCCGCTGTAAAGCCCGCCGGCGACGGCAAGGCAACCTGCCCGGCCACCACCACGCTGGCCTACGCCGGTGCACAGACCGGCCCCAACGCTCAGCTCGGTATCAATATTTTTAACGGCATCCAGCTGGCCATCGACCAGCACAACAAGGCCAACCCGGGCTGCCAAGTCCAGTTCAAGAAGTTCGATACGGAAGGCGACCCCAACAAGGCCACCGGCCCTGTCACCCAGATGGTGAGCGAACCGGACATCCTGGGCGTGATCGGTCTCCCGTTCTCGGGTGAATCAAAAGCCACGGGCAACATCTTCGAGCAGAAGGGCCTGGTCCACATCACGCCGTCGGCCACCAACCCTGGCCTGACGGGTAACGGCTGGAGCACCTTCTTCCGGGGCCTCGGCAATGACGCCGTGCAGGGCCCGGCGGCCGCCAAGTTCCTCACCGGGAAGCTCGGCGCCAAGAAGGTCTACCTGGTCCAGGATGACTCCGACTACGGCATCGGCCTGGGAACCTCCACCTCTGCCGGCCTGGGCAGCGCCCTGGCCGGGACGGAGAAGGTGACAACCGGCCAGAAGGACTTCTCGGCCGTCATCTCCAAGATCATGAACGCCAAGGCTGACGCGGTCTACTACGCCGGCTACTACGCAGAGGGTGCACCGTTTGCCCAGCAGCTCGTGGGCAAGGGGTTCACCGGCACCTTCGTTGGCCCGGATGGCGTGAAGGATGAACAGTTCATCAAGCAGGCAGGCGATGCTTCCAACAACGCCTACTTCACCTGCCCGTGCCTCCCAGGTGAACTGATCCCCGATTTCGCCTCGGCCTACAAGGACATTTCCAAGGGCGCAGAACCCGGAACGTACTCCATTGAAGGCTACGACGCCGCAACCGTCCTCCTGTCCGGGATCGACGCGGGCAAGCAGAGCCGCGCCGACCTGCTGTCCTGGGTCAAGTCGTACGACAAGGACGGCCTGAGCAAGCACTACAAGTGGGATGCCAAGGGCGAGCTCCAGGCCCCGACCGTGTACGGCTACAAGGTGGAGAACGCGAAGATCGTTCCCGTCGGGCCCATCGGGGAGTAGCAGCCCGGCGAAACGCAAACGGCTGTGGGGGCCGGCATCAGCAGGCCCCCACAGCCTTTTCTTCGCTTCGGCAGCAGCCCAGGACCAAGTTACGTCACTAGACACAAGTCCCACGGCCGGGCCCACAAGGCCGCGTGCAACTGGATCAGGATGTTCCCATGCTTCCCTCTCTTGTCCCACTACTCCCCACTGAAAACGACTGGATCACCTTCGACATACCGTCCCTGGCCCAGAACTTCTGGAGTGCCACCTTTGACGGCCTAACCTTCGGGGCCATCTACGCGCTCGTCGCCCTGGGTTACACCCTGGTTTACGGCGTGCTGAACCTGATCAATTTCGCCCACTCAGAAGTGTTCATTGTCGGCTGCTACGCAGTCTTCTTCACCCTCAGCAGCCTGGGCTTCGGCCCCTCAGTTCCCCGGCTCGACATCTGGGCCATCATCCTGAACCTGCTGCTGGCGCTGGTCCTGGCCATGGTTGCCTCGGCCGTCACAGCCTTCCTGCTGGAACGCATCGCGTACAAACCCCTTCGGAAACGGAACGCCCCCCGCCTGGTCTTCCTGATCACCGCCATCGGTGCTTCCTTCACCATCCAGTACCTGATCTACCTGTGGCGCGGCCCCAGCCCCGAGCTTGCACTGACAATGTTCCGGCCCACCCCCATCTTCGACGTCTTCGGCACCATCATCGATTCCCAGCAGCTGGTGATCATCATCGCCGCGGTGATCATGATGGTGGGCATCGACAGGTTCATCAGCAAGTCCCGCACCGGCCGCGGCATCCGGGCCGTCGCCCAGGACCCTGATACCGCAACATTGATGGGCGTCAACAAAGAGCGCATCATTATTACCACCTTCATCATCGGAGGCCTGCTCGCAGGAGCCGCCGCCTTGTTCTACGTCATGAAAATCCCTTCCGGTGTCCAGTACAGCGGTGGATTCGTCCTGGGTATCAAGGCGTTCGCCGCCGCTGTGCTCGGCGGTATCGGCAACGTCCGCGGAGCCCTGCTGGGCGGCCTGCTGCTCGGCCTGATCGGCAACTACGGCCAGATCCTGCTGGGCAACTCGCAGTGGACCGACGTCGTGGCATTCGTGGTGCTGGTGCTGGTGCTGCTGCTGCGGCCCGAAGGCATCCTGGGAACCTCCCTTGGAAGGAGCAAAGCATGAGCATGACGGACGGGCCCACACCGCTGCAGACAGCTGCCGCCGAACAGGCAGCAGAGGAACGCGAAGCGTCATCGAAAGCCGCAGGAAAAAGCGACCTCGCCCAGCGGGGCAGGCGCAAGCCAGGGTACTTCTCCGACCGATGGCACGCACTGTCCCGGCAACAGCAGTGGGCGTTCCTGATCATCGTTGTGGTACTGGCCTACCTGCTCCCGTTGATGAACCCGCCCATCATCACCACCGAGCCCGGCAACAACTTCGCCCTGGCCTGCTTCGACATGGCGCGCTTCGCACTCATCGCAGTCGGCCTCAACGTCGTGGTGGGCTACGCCGGTCTCCTGGACCTGGGATACGTCGCCTTCTTCGCCGTCGGCTCCTACTGCGCAGCGATGCTGACCAGTCCGGACTCGCCCTTCCTGCACATCCCGTACCTGTGGACCATCCCGATCGCCATGGCGGTCACTATGTTCTTCGGTGTGGTGCTGGGCGTGCCCACCCTCCGCCTCAGGGGCGACTATCTTGCCATCGTGACGCTGGGGTTCGGCGAAATCGTCCGCATCCTGGCCACCATCATCCCGGCCATGAAGGGCCAGGTGGGCTTCCAGAACGTCGGCCATCCTCCGGGTACCGAGGCTGACGGAACGCCCATCTTCTCCAATTCGAACGGCGTACCCTGGTACTGGCTGACGCTGACCATCATCATCATCGTCACCCTCCTGGTGGGCAACCTGGAACGCAGCCGGGTGGGCCGCGCGTGGATCGCCATCCGTGAAGACGAGGACGCCGCTGAGATCATGGGCGTTCCCACCTTCAAATACAAGGTGTGGGCCTTCGCCATCGGCGCTGCGATCGGCGGCCTGTCCGGGGCCCTCTTCGCCGGCCAGGTGGGGTTCGTCAACAACCAGAAGTTCGACGTCACCACCTCCATCCTGTTCCTCGCCGCCGTGGTGCTTGGCGGAGCCGGCAACAAGGTAGGCGCCATTCTGGGCGGGGCCCTGGTCAGCTATATCCCGCTCCGATTCACGGCCATCGCGGAATACAAGTACCTGATCTTCGGCATCGCCCTGGTGCTGATCATGATCTTCCGTTCCCAGGGGCTGCTCCCGGCACGGCAGCGGTTGCTCGCCTACGGACGGACTGCCCTGAACAAGGTCACCAGCCGCGACGGCACCGAACCCAAGGACACGGACAATCCATCAGCCGGCCCCGGCACGCGTGCGGCCGGACAGAGAGGAGCGGAGGCATGAGCTCCGAGGAGAGGCACGGAAGCTCCAGCAGTGTGGACGAGCAGCCGGCAGTTGACGGCTCCGCCGCTGTTGCACCCGAGATCGACATCGAGGCCCTGGCCGAGGCCGGGGTTGACCAGGAGCTTGCCGAGAAGGTGGCTCCGGACCGTGATATCGCGGTCAAGGTTGGCGACAACATCGTCGAGGTACAAAAC
Protein-coding regions in this window:
- the eno gene encoding phosphopyruvate hydratase, with product MALIDAIHAREILDSRGNPTVEVEVLLSDGQIGRAAVPSGASTGEHEAVELRDGDKGRYLGKGVQKAVDAVIDQIAPALTGFDATDQRSIDQAMLDLDGTPNKGKLGANAILGVSLAVANAAAASADLPLYKYLGGPNAHVLPVPLMNILNGGSHADSDVDIQEFMIAPIGAETFSEGLRWGVEVYHNLKSVLKEQGLSTGLGDEGGFAPNLPSNRAALDLIQEAIKNAGYTPGKDIALALDVASSEFFKDGAYQFEGKSLSASEMSAYYAELVADYPLVSIEDPLDENDWEGWKTLTDSIGDKVQLVGDDLFVTNPSILQRGIDTRTANSLLVKVNQIGSLTETLDAVSLAQRAGYTTITSHRSGETEDTTIADIAVATNAGQIKTGAPARSERVAKYNQLLRIEEELDDAARYAGRSAFPRFKG
- a CDS encoding FtsB family cell division protein — encoded protein: MATRRPKVPKVAPARPPQETADDGSSGRAEVIRADFRPGKGGDAKAQTAPSGGKQGRGTGAHTAGKAGEAAKARPSAGSKGSSSGDGKAARSGEEEQQPVPAKAFSGRMLALAVVMIAITIMLAPTVKIFFDKKAEIDALNADIAARQAEGDALRQQVSRWQDPNYVKQQARDRINMVMPGETGYWVFGSDEPAGESSSPAGAAAQDPADLPWVDSLWESIRRAATD
- a CDS encoding DUF501 domain-containing protein, yielding MEHNTAAARDESRQPTAHDLEVLSRQLGRPVRDVVEIPARCVCGNPLVAATAPRLSNGTPFPTTFYLTHPVITSAVSRLEAAGVMNDMNDQLAADAGLAAAYRTAHEEYLAVRAAIGERSGIGPVPEIDGVSAGGMPSRVKCLHVLVGHSLAAGGGVNPLGDQALDMISEWWTADRCYCTGAWDTTGEAPSRDLSRHGPQGLPDIVGRPAPVRKSAGATEAGE
- a CDS encoding Ppx/GppA phosphatase family protein, giving the protein MTRVAAIDCGTNSIRLLIADIDRSNGSPALTDVVREMRVVRLGQGVDATGELAPEALERTFAATADYARLIKEHGAERIRFVATSASRDARNRDVFVDGIRDLLGVEPEVISGDEEAALSFAGASSVLPILDGHQVLVVDLGGGSTEFVLGTAAGVTAAKSVDIGCVRLTERHLRADPPTAEQIAAAEADVDAAMARAGRDVPLERATAVVGVAGSVTTITAHALRLPEYSPDAIHGAVLPIRDVRAAATDLLSMTRASRAALPYMHPGRVDVIGAGGLVWRRILERMGELSGGRITDATASEHDILDGIALSIG
- a CDS encoding S8 family serine peptidase, whose product is MYSTPASTPASTPLVPRAAAAALAVLLAACCLCAGLCTAPAANADEWRDKEYWLADSGITKAWEVSKGAGVKVAVIDSGIDAQHPDLKGAVVGGYDASGSGQPDGQKSVGSKPEHGTLVATMLAGRGHQPASASPSPSPGPQGTPPDGIVGVAPEAQLLSVSTWLGSANPSGKSDQDQIPEAVRWAVDNGAKVINISLGSTTPQWPQSWDAAFLYAEQKDVVIVAAAGNRVGGNTQVGAPATIPGVLTVAGLDRRNLASVDASSQGISIGVAAPAENLLGGLPGGSYAEWAGTSGSTPIVAGVAALIRSKWPDMSAEQVINRIVSTAKDAGAPGKDPLYGYGILNAEAALKADVPQVSVNPLGTVAEWIRVHRRGNAAPATPLPTATTVPSAAPTLPEATVPAAKAPSQRDSAIGAAVVIGFAVLFVAIIAAAAIQLRRAARNPALAREEPETGVVERVDSGTNPQVTDRGAS
- a CDS encoding NAD(P)/FAD-dependent oxidoreductase, with amino-acid sequence MATTPQLQDRPRVLVVGGGYVGLYVALKLQKKIANAGGIVTVVDPLPYMTYQPFLPEVAGGNIEARHAVVSHRQHLKQTELIQGRVTSIDHENRTAVVAPADGGENFEIPYFDVVLAAGAITRTFPIKGLADKGIGLKTIEEAVALRNKLLERIEVASTMTDPAARARALTFVVVGGGFAGIECITEMEDLARAAVRNNPRIKQEEVRFVLVEAMGRIMPEVTAKQADWVVEHLRSRGIEVLLNTSLDSAEGTLKLINLPDKTPAQEFEADTLVWTAGVQANPMVRSTDFPLEPRGRVRVLPDLRIAGDEGIVENAWAAGDIAAVPDLTGKGLPDGTCVPNAQHALRQAKRLAKNLWASRWDKPLADYKHKNLGAVAGFGEWKGVANINLLGRIGLKGGLAWLAHRGYHGMAMPTFERKFRVILNWIIGFFAGRDTTQLMDLDNPRGAFVSAATPAPKPAAAPAAAPAAGSGSTATAAPKETVAANAK
- a CDS encoding branched-chain amino acid ABC transporter substrate-binding protein gives rise to the protein MYRKKVLTSLAAAATFSMLLSACANQAGPSNTESSGSSNKVNIPAISKVDVPAAAVKPAGDGKATCPATTTLAYAGAQTGPNAQLGINIFNGIQLAIDQHNKANPGCQVQFKKFDTEGDPNKATGPVTQMVSEPDILGVIGLPFSGESKATGNIFEQKGLVHITPSATNPGLTGNGWSTFFRGLGNDAVQGPAAAKFLTGKLGAKKVYLVQDDSDYGIGLGTSTSAGLGSALAGTEKVTTGQKDFSAVISKIMNAKADAVYYAGYYAEGAPFAQQLVGKGFTGTFVGPDGVKDEQFIKQAGDASNNAYFTCPCLPGELIPDFASAYKDISKGAEPGTYSIEGYDAATVLLSGIDAGKQSRADLLSWVKSYDKDGLSKHYKWDAKGELQAPTVYGYKVENAKIVPVGPIGE
- a CDS encoding branched-chain amino acid ABC transporter permease; amino-acid sequence: MLPSLVPLLPTENDWITFDIPSLAQNFWSATFDGLTFGAIYALVALGYTLVYGVLNLINFAHSEVFIVGCYAVFFTLSSLGFGPSVPRLDIWAIILNLLLALVLAMVASAVTAFLLERIAYKPLRKRNAPRLVFLITAIGASFTIQYLIYLWRGPSPELALTMFRPTPIFDVFGTIIDSQQLVIIIAAVIMMVGIDRFISKSRTGRGIRAVAQDPDTATLMGVNKERIIITTFIIGGLLAGAAALFYVMKIPSGVQYSGGFVLGIKAFAAAVLGGIGNVRGALLGGLLLGLIGNYGQILLGNSQWTDVVAFVVLVLVLLLRPEGILGTSLGRSKA
- a CDS encoding branched-chain amino acid ABC transporter permease, which translates into the protein MSMTDGPTPLQTAAAEQAAEEREASSKAAGKSDLAQRGRRKPGYFSDRWHALSRQQQWAFLIIVVVLAYLLPLMNPPIITTEPGNNFALACFDMARFALIAVGLNVVVGYAGLLDLGYVAFFAVGSYCAAMLTSPDSPFLHIPYLWTIPIAMAVTMFFGVVLGVPTLRLRGDYLAIVTLGFGEIVRILATIIPAMKGQVGFQNVGHPPGTEADGTPIFSNSNGVPWYWLTLTIIIIVTLLVGNLERSRVGRAWIAIREDEDAAEIMGVPTFKYKVWAFAIGAAIGGLSGALFAGQVGFVNNQKFDVTTSILFLAAVVLGGAGNKVGAILGGALVSYIPLRFTAIAEYKYLIFGIALVLIMIFRSQGLLPARQRLLAYGRTALNKVTSRDGTEPKDTDNPSAGPGTRAAGQRGAEA